CAGATCCAGGATGTGCACGTCATTCAGGTACAAAGGGGTCCTCTGACCCCCAAAGATCACAAGCTTGTTCCTCAGCAGAGTGGCTGAATGGCTGGGGAAAGAGGGGGGTTAGTGAGCAAGGCTGCCTTGGGAACCTCTTGGAATTGAGGGTTCAGTCTCTTTTCACAAAAGCAGGCTTCCAGGAGAGCCATTAACTCGGCTACACTCTTGTGGGCTGGGGCAGCTTGAGTTTACACATGGCCATTCCCCGCTTCTGTGCTCCCCACAGCCATGAGAGCCTAATACCAGAGCACCACCTGCTTGTGCACAGCCCATCAACATGGGACAGTCCCCCAGGAAAGGGCGGGGAGCTGCTTcgcttgagacatttaaaactagaactGGACCAGCCCTGGGGATGTGACTGTGGGGGACAATCATGCCCTGCCCTCCAGCTGCTGGTGCTTCCCTCCCTCCGTCTTTGAGGGCTGAAATGAAGGTGTCTCACCCAAGCCGAGGTAAGGGCTTCTCTCCCTCCACAATGGGCTGGTACCAAATCTTGTACTCAGGGTTGAAGACATAGAGTGTGTTGCTGCAAGCCCTGGACTCCAGGGATGCCATCTTGGGGAAAGTCCCTCCAAAGATAAAAAGCTCCTTGCGGTAGATGGTGGCGCTGTGGTAGGCCAGTGTTGGCACCTTCCCCGTGGCCTGAGGAAGAAAGTTCCCAGTCATGTTTCACGTGTGAAAATGAAGTACACAGATTGTCGTGGGTCAGCTCCCTgctggccatggacatagtgagTCCTGGTGCCACTACCTGCTCCATGACTAGACCTCTTAAGATGCAGGTGGACAATATCCGCTCAGTTTATGTCCCACCTTTCTCTGACCTGAACAAGGCACCACCCCACTGATCCCAATTGCTTCTGAACACAAACAGGAAGAGGAGGTCATTCTGGAAACATTTCTGCCCCAATCACTGCTAATCCCACCCATGCCATTCTCTCTCAGCCCTTTGGCTTTCCTTGTGCTTTAGTGCTTCCCAGAAAGAGAGGAAGGTGCATGGGGTCACCAGCTGGAAAAGTTTCTCTACAGGAAACaaagagggaagggaaaaagCATAAGATGAGGTTCTCTGAACCAAGAAAGCCAGCTCATTATCTTGGTGCCCAGACCAGGTTTTCACTCGCCCTCCCACAAATGGGGGACCATTTCCCCTGCAATTTGTGTGCTGTTCTCCCATGTAGCTTGGCTCAGATACAGCATCCAGTGTCAATCCATTCTGCCTTCAGCCTCACTCACGCTGGATGCACTATCTGGTTTCCAGGGAGCTTCAAGCTTTTTAACCTAGTTTTCCTGGGTGGGTCTGACTTGGCTCACCCCAAGGGACAAAGCAAGGTGGGGGATTAGAACCCAGAACAGCCCCACTTCCCCTTTGCCCTTTTGAAGGCTCCCATCAATGACCCTAACCACATCCCTTCCACTGACCAATGGGAAATGGGAACCAACATACAGTGCCTGActgggcctggggccaaagcgcGAGCACAAGAGCAAGGACATAAGCACGTTGCTCTTGGGTTCCCAGCTGGTCCCCCAACAGAAACACACTTCTCCCCCTCACCatgctttgtctctttcctgcagAAGGTCTGCTACTCACAGCCACGAGAAGCCACTTCCAGGTGGCTGTGTCCAGGATGTAGATGGTGCTGTAGAGCTTGCTCTCCTTCATGCCCCCAAAGACATAGATCCGTTTGGTGTCCAGGTCGTAGGTGGCGGTGTGACCACGTGAGCAGGGTGGCACAGAACCCCGTGGTGGCAGATCCATGGGGAACCAGAAATCATTGTCTGTCGGAGTAACACCATTCTAGTGAGGGGGCAGAAATCCTCCCTTTACTCCTCATAGCTCAAAAGCCCTATCCCCTATCCGCCTTTGGTCAGGACCCTGCTCCCTTCATTCCCCCCACCTCTTGACTCGGGGCCAGAGGGAAGGGCTTACAGCACTGTTTCTGGGCTTGGAGGTGGAGGGCGTGGGGGCAGCATATAGCTGGGGAATAGCAGAGCAGAAaagaaggtgtgtgtggggggggaagcggCAGGACCCTGGATTCACCCCACAAACCCCTCAGACACTGCGAAGTGTGCCACAGCCTCTGCTCCTTGAAAGCCACccatctccccatccctgcttccATTGACATTCCCAGTCCTAACAACCAACAGCAGGAGCAGCTCACACATGCAGGATTGCAGGTTCAGGCTGCGGCCCATGGCACTGAGCTCAGCATTGGATGGCACCAATGGATGGCCCCCCAGCCTCAGCAGCATGCAGCCTTCTACTGAGTAGAGGGACGAAGAGGGGGAAATGGCGCTATCAGAAAGGAGCGGGGAGGAGGAGAGTCAGCAaagaacatgtttcagagtagcagccgtgttagtctgtatccgcaaaaagaaaaggagtacttgtggcaccttagagactaacaaatatattagagcataagctttcgtgagcatccgatgaagtaagctgtagctcacgaaagcttatgctctaatatatttgttagtctctaaggtgccacaagtactccttttcttttagcaaagaACATGTAACAACAATAAAACAGAGAACAAGGAGGAAGATGAGCaagagagaaaatggagaaaTAGCTGCCCAGGTCAGGATGAGCTGAGGTGCCAAGGGGGCACCCTCCCACACTCTCATCCCAGCGGAGGGAGCCAGCGGCTTTCAGCCTATCCATGCAGAATAATGCAGCCCTCCCTGCGGAGGGTTCCACACAGAATGGCATTGGCATGGGTGGAATGCTTCACCCGCCTGGCTCAGAGCAGACCCAATCCACTCAGCTCCTGCTTCTCCCAGAGATGCCTTCCACCCATAGGGACCTCTGCCTTCCCCATCCAGCCCCAAACTTCTCACCAATCTCTAGCTTCCAGAGAGCATCCTTGCAAGGCTGTTGATTGGCTCCCTCTCCACCAATCAAAATggctgtttctgagtcactgaggCACATGGCATGACACCATCGTGGGCTCGGACAGACTGGAGGAGAGATCAAACCAAACTGCGTCACTGGACCAGATAAGGGGACCTCAGGGTCTCCTCGCTTCCATGGAGAAGGCAAAGTGAGGAGGCAGGGGCCTGGACTCTCATGGGAAGGTGGTAGCCTGAGGCCCTGAACCCCCCAAGGACAGATGGCAGGGCAAGAAGCACTACATACCTACACCCAAGTGGTCTTGAAGCCAGCCCCTTGGACATGGGGATTTTCTTGTTAGCTTTAGGGAGTAATCATGGGGTTTCCCCTCCACATTCTCAGTAACACAGGGAGCCAGCAGTGGGGAGTCTGGCTAGCTGCAGGATCATGCACCCTGCACTTCATGACAAGCAGGTGGGGGGCATTTTGATCCCTTTGAGCAGCCATGCCAGAAAGGATCCTCAGCTGCAGACAGGCCCAGTTCTTTTCTCCTACATTCAAGAGTTTTGGGAGAGTCTGGTGACTAGGGGACTGCCAGCTTCTAGGGCATGTGGGGGGTGAGAGGCCAGGGTTCCCTCCAGCTAGTTCTTTAGGATAGCTCCTTCTCCTGTTccatttccttctcctttcccttccaagGTTCCTCCCTCATCAACAGGCCCCCATACTAACTGGTGGGGAAGCTGGAAAAAGTTTGGTCAGTCTATGTATCATtttacccacccaccccccttagTGAACCCCACCAAGCACACAGTGGGGCAGCTCAGATTTCAGGGAGGCTGCAATGGCATTGGAGATAGTTCCTACCCCTCTCACAATGCCCGAGGTGTCTAGTTTGGGGCGACCCCATGAGGGCAGGCAGAGTACGCATAGCCTGCTCACAGTTCCGGATGCTTAGGGATTTAAGGGGACAAGCCTGAATGTTCACTCTAAGGCCTACGACATTAAACGAATGATATCCCCAAGTGGCTTAGAAGCCAGCCCAGAGTCCGAGCACCAGGTTCTCACCTTGCAGCTCCTTCACCTCCAAGTCTGCAGAGAGAAAACACAGATAGGTGATGGTCCCCTGAAAGCAGCAGCGGGGAGTCACCTCCTCGGAGGGGCTCAATCCTCTGATATGGTGCAAGtgcctcttcccccttccctggcaCACAGCCATGGAAACACTTCTGAACATGGAGATCCATGGGAGTGGATACGGTGCCTCTCACAGCTAGCACACTGGTTCCAATCCAGCCACATATCAGGGTGACAGGCTGACTCACAGGGAGTGAAGAGTcaccaccagctcatttcaccTGCCTGCGCAAACCTCAAGGTTCAGAGGCTTGGGTCTCAAACAGCATAGGAGAGTAGGTGAGGttagtgctgatgaaaggtgCAAGAAAGCTAGCCCTGGAGAGAGAGGGCATCTGTATCCCCAGAACAGGTACAAGTAAAGCAGGGCCCCTCTCTGCCACTGTGCTTCACCCACTTCCTGGGGGGGACCCCTTTATGGTGAGACAGGAGCTCAAGCTCCATGACTCTGTCTCTACTCAAACTGCCAACAAGGAGAACCATTGTGACAGTGGTTTGGGGATGGGGATACTTGTTTCACTAGGAATGGGACCAAGACCCAACAACTCATTTCATGCAATGAATAGCCATCAAAGGCTTACAGCTTTTGGTCACAAGCTGGGGCTGAATTGGAACCAATGCTCTTAAGGAGAAAGGTTCCATTTCCAATTCCCCAGTCCCTGTAAGCCAGCCAACTCCCGGCAGACCGTTATATACAAAAGGAGCTCAATGCaagaacagttttaaaaatactgtcCTGGCACACTCTGCATTTGGCATCAATTAATGACGTGTCCGATACGGACCAAGAGATATAGTACTAGTAAGGGGTCCTAGACTAGAGCTCACGAGACCAGAGatctcagctcagctctgccacCGATCTACTGTGTAACAGTGAGTAATGCtctctttgcctcaatttcctcagCTATTAATGGGGAGAATTacatttatcttcatttttaagTGCTTTGACACCTACAGATGAAGAGCTAAGTGATACTATTACATGGTGCAGTGCAGTGACATCAGAAGACCCCGGCTTCCATTTCTGATCAAACAGGTAGAGGTGGCACACTCAAGCCATTTGTTCAAGGACAGAACTGGAGAGAGATTCTCAGGGTTCTGAGAGGGACACAGGGGATCCTCTTGGCTGGGGCTAGGAACTAACTGGGCAACTGTCCCTTGAGGCAGCACACACAGGTCTGGGAGTCAAGCTGGCAAGACCCAGAATAGACACCCTAATGTCCGCATCTCACTCCGCATTTACAGAACCAGAGTTACCTTCAGCATCTTGCTCCCCTTCACATGCCCTGGGCTCAAACAAGACCTTCCTAGGGTTTTTTAGCTCGATAGGTCTAGGCTTGCAAATTTTCTTCCTGGCCTCCTTGGGTGCCTTCTGGCCAGTGGGTGACTCTGGGGCAAAGGGCATCAATAGCTTTTTTGCCGGTGGAGATAAATCCTTACTTCTGGTCCTTTGTGCTCTGGCAGTCACCTCCAAACTCTGACGTTTAACCTGTCCAACAGAAGTCACAGCAGAATCAGCTGCTCTGGCTTCTGGGAGAAAAAGTAAGCCCGTTCTATATCTCACATGGCTCTTTATATCAGCTTCATCCATGGCTGGAGATGACAAAGGGACAGGTGAGCCAGAACCCCCATAGTTGGCCCACTACTGTGGTGGAGGTTAATTTTAGAGAGGGAACCAAGCTGATGTAGCCATCCGCTGTTCCTCCTGCTGCATGCCCAGCCAGTAGTGTTGGAGAGAAATTCTTCAGATTGCCAACTGAAGAGTGGCACAGCAAGAACGGGGACATTATTAGAAGGTGGGAGAGCGGCACAGTGACAAGCTGAAGCATTTACCTGTAGACACCAGGTGCATTTGACTCAAGTGAGGAACATTACAAGTCATTGATCTTTCTAGCACAGACCAGACCTTAGCTTCACTAACCTGTTCAGCCAGGGCCCTGTTAGGGGAGTGGTGTCAATGGCTTCACCTGCAAATAGAGTTCACTGGCTCCAAGTGGCTATGAGCAAGGAAGAGGGTAGGAAGGAACAGTTGAGATGTCCAACGTGCACATACCTCAGTGGTATCGTCCAAGACCTGGATGGGGGACATGGTATCTTCCAGGAGGACTGGTGACTGGGTGGGTTCCGGTGCCAGAAAAGGGCAAGTGGGGGTGCTGTTGTAGATGCCCTTGAGCAGCTAAGGGACAGACAGGGACCGCAGAGCAGCATAAAAACAACATTCTCAGCCTGCCCCCATGTTTCACACACACCATAGGCCTAGTCTCCCTCACTCACAGAGTGAGTGAAAAGCTAAATTACAAGAGAGAGATCAACTGCAGGCCAGAAGCCCTAGTGTCCAGCTCTTAAAGATTTCTAGGCCACAAGggcccactgtgatcatctagtctgacctccggtataacacaggccataaaacttccccaaaataattcccagagcagatcttttagaagaaacatccaatcttcatattaaaatggtcagtgatggagaatccaccatgacccttggtaaactgttccaatggttaattaccctgactgtcaaaaatgtacaccttatttctggtctgaatttgtctagcttcaacttccagccattggattgtaggatacctttctctgctagattgaaaagcccattattaaatgtttgttcccaaAGTAGATACTTATAGCCTTTAATCAAGTTactcccttaaccttctctttgttaagctaaagagattgagttccttgagtctatcactataatgtacgttttctaatcctttactcattctcGGGGCGGAACCTTCTCCAATGTATCACCATCCTGCGTGAATTGtggacagcagaactggacacagtatttcagcagtggttgcactagtgccaaatacagaaataaaataatctctTCTCCTTGCTGACATTCCctcatttatgcatcccaggattgcactGGTTCTTTTGGACAtagcgtcacactgggagctcatgttcagctgattatccaccatgaccctcaaaatctttttcagaatcactgcttcctaAGATAGAGTctcccatcttgtaagtatggcctgtgttctttgttgctagatgtatacatttccatttagctgtattaaaacagtGTTTGCTTGCACCAATTTCCCAAGTAATCCAGATTGCTTTGaaacagtgacctgtcctctttattatttaccactccccagtttttgtgtcatctgcaaactatcagtgatgattttatgttttcttccaggtcattgataacaATGTTAAATAACATAGAGCCAAGCACTGAGTTCTCTGGGACCCCGCTGGAAATACACCTGCTAGATGATGACTCCcaatttacaatcacattttgagACCTAGCAGTTAGTCAGTTTTTGGAACTTGGACTGGTGGTGATGAAGGCGTTTCTCACCCCAGAGCACCCATCATAGTGGATGCTCATTCATGTGGACTCCTTCTTTGCTTCTCTTTCTTGCCCATGGGGCTAGGCAATTGTCTAGGGGGAACAGTCACAGAGCTATTGCTGGGAATTAAGCAGAGCACCCAGTGCTGTGATAGCTACAAACAATGTAACAGCCAAGGAAGCGAAACAAGGCAGGAATCCTCAGTACCTGGAACCAATACAAGTACTGGCTCTGAAAGGTTGCAAATATGAACATGCCAGGGCCCTAGATTACCATCCCCAACCTTGACAGCAATGCCATAGGCCTCAGAATCTGCAGGACTAAGAGTGGAAAGCTACATGGATGCTCTGATGGACAGACAGATGAAGAGCATGAACTCAGCCCATGGATTGGAGCCTTATTCAGGAGTGCTGCAACCAGGAACTTTTCAGCCTCATatcaataataatacctagctttataaagcttttcatccatagaccttaaagtgctttacaaaggaggtcaataggAAGAAGGAGAGGATCCATCTCAGGGGCACTTGATCCAGTGATTTCAACACATGGGCAACCAACTGCCTGGATACCAAGAACTGGGGATTGAATGGAATTGAAACTTCCTTTACCTACTAGTATCTGTGGCATTTAAAAGTCAAAAGTGCACTGGCAGACCTGTGCATAGAATATAGGTCTGGAACAGcagggctttgggtcaggcatGAGGTGCATTAGCAGATCTGTGGGAAGAGACCAAGCACTGGAATAGCAGTGGGTGTTGCTGGCCATAACCAGCACCCACAATAGGAAGAGCAGGATACGTAGGGAACTGCTTTCTTACCTGCCCATTGACAGTCAGGAGAAGTTTAACAGGGTTGCCACAATCCATCTGTTTCAACGAAGACATCAGAATATCCACCCTCCAGTCACCTTCCCATACAAGGGACCTGTGCAAGGACAATGGAATCTCAACTCACAATGGACACTGCCCAAGGGAGACATCCTGCTCCTCTACCAGTGCTAATGCATAGAATTCAGTGCCCCCAGGCCAAAAAGCACTCAGCCCTGGGAGGGAGCTTTCCCTCACCTTCTGTTCCTTCCATGGCTGCAAAGGAAGGTTCCCAGTGtcagggagaggctcagggacacAAAAGGGACATGGAAGACAGGACACTCTTGAGGCAATAAGGAATAATGGAAGTTttgagaaggaggaaaaaaaaaatcatatggcGGCGAATGAACCAGCAAGCCTTTCGGATTCTTTTTCACCCTTGTAACaatatgggggagaagggctgacCTGGGGGGAATTGTCATGccaatacgggggggggggggaaggtgagcTAGGGAGCCCTTCCAAACTCTCTCCGACCCATCTTAAGTTCCTAACTTGATTTCTATTGGATGGTCAGAAAAACCTATGCAGTACTATTCTACAGGCCTTTTCCATAGGAGCCCACACACTTTTTATGTTCAGTTTGGGGCGTGTTTTTGACAATCACCACATTCTCCTGCCCAATCTGCCAGAGGGGATTGATCACAGCAGACAAAAGAATTGGTTACAATTTTTGAGAGGGGAAAGAtggccaaaaaataaaaacttggcAGGTTCTCCCTGCCTAAGTGTCAGCTCTGCCGGCAAAAATGTTCAACCCTCTCTGTGCTAGCACAGAGCTGGGTGCTTTCTGCTGGTAGCGGCCATGCTACATCTGTACTCCCCACTGCTACAACAGTTGCTGTAAGGGGAGCTTCGTGCCTGTATCTCCCATG
This DNA window, taken from Dermochelys coriacea isolate rDerCor1 chromosome 6, rDerCor1.pri.v4, whole genome shotgun sequence, encodes the following:
- the LOC119858003 gene encoding uncharacterized protein LOC119858003 isoform X3; protein product: MLLSSPSRSASGSRRSPPRRWSWAPGALGQWDAPAEAPRSVAAAPGTSLHFYVLWSLQEPPRQLRRSLVWEGDWRVDILMSSLKQMDCGNPVKLLLTVNGQLLKGIYNSTPTCPFLAPEPTQSPVLLEDTMSPIQVLDDTTEVKRQSLEVTARAQRTRSKDLSPPAKKLLMPFAPESPTGQKAPKEARKKICKPRPIELKNPRKVLFEPRACEGEQDAEDLEVKELQVCPSPRWCHAMCLSDSETAILIGGEGANQQPCKDALWKLEIDNDFWFPMDLPPRGSVPPCSRGHTATYDLDTKRIYVFGGMKESKLYSTIYILDTATWKWLLVAATGKVPTLAYHSATIYRKELFIFGGTFPKMASLESRACSNTLYVFNPEYKIWYQPIVEGEKPLPRLGHSATLLRNKLVIFGGQRTPLYLNDVHILDLGYMEYVPVPCLSGQPSSRCFHAAMPVSDQKVLISGGCNAKGALQDVFTFHLDTFAWSTVTHSHLSFVPRAGHTLLNLTAAHLTDVDKESQGKCNLCTVLVFGGSDCAGTFYNSTSKIQLDLEETQPRTAGVLCHGK
- the LOC119858003 gene encoding uncharacterized protein LOC119858003 isoform X5; translation: MLLSSPSRSASGSRRSPPRRWSWAPGALGQWDAPAEAPRSVAAAPGTSLHFYVLWSLQEPPRQLRSKSSQMCYQIQLPLPLPKQLVVFGLGDWNCYSQNTSITVEVLVNPDVKPQRIGKLGSDVRSLVWEGDWRVDILMSSLKQMDCGNPVKLLLTVNGQLLKGIYNSTPTCPFLAPEPTQSPVLLEDTMSPIQVLDDTTEVKRQSLEVTARAQRTRSKDLSPPAKKLLMPFAPESPTGQKAPKEARKKICKPRPIELKNPRKVLFEPRACEGEQDAEVCPSPRWCHAMCLSDSETAILIGGEGANQQPCKDALWKLEIDNDFWFPMDLPPRGSVPPCSRGHTATYDLDTKRIYVFGGMKESKLYSTIYILDTATWKWLLVAATGKVPTLAYHSATIYRKELFIFGGTFPKMASLESRACSNTLYVFNPEYKIWYQPIVEGEKPLPRLGHSATLLRNKLVIFGGQRTPLYLNDVHILDLGYMEYVPVPCLSGQPSSRCFHAAMPVSDQKVLISGGCNAKGALQDVFTFHLEDRVASSDRSFLLQTLLHGAQ
- the LOC119858003 gene encoding uncharacterized protein LOC119858003 isoform X2, translating into MLLSSPSRSASGSRRSPPRRWSWAPGALGQWDAPAEAPRSVAAAPGTSLHFYVLWSLQEPPRQLRSKSSQMCYQIQLPLPLPKQLVVFGLGDWNCYSQNTSITVEVLVNPDVKPQRIGKLGSDVRSLVWEGDWRVDILMSSLKQMDCGNPVKLLLTVNGQLLKGIYNSTPTCPFLAPEPTQSPVLLEDTMSPIQVLDDTTEVKRQSLEVTARAQRTRSKDLSPPAKKLLMPFAPESPTGQKAPKEARKKICKPRPIELKNPRKVLFEPRACEGEQDAEVCPSPRWCHAMCLSDSETAILIGGEGANQQPCKDALWKLEIDNDFWFPMDLPPRGSVPPCSRGHTATYDLDTKRIYVFGGMKESKLYSTIYILDTATWKWLLVAATGKVPTLAYHSATIYRKELFIFGGTFPKMASLESRACSNTLYVFNPEYKIWYQPIVEGEKPLPRLGHSATLLRNKLVIFGGQRTPLYLNDVHILDLGYMEYVPVPCLSGQPSSRCFHAAMPVSDQKVLISGGCNAKGALQDVFTFHLDTFAWSTVTHSHLSFVPRAGHTLLNLTAAHLTDVDKESQGKCNLCTVLVFGGSDCAGTFYNSTSKIQLDLEETQPRTAGVLCHGK
- the LOC119858003 gene encoding uncharacterized protein LOC119858003 isoform X1, which encodes MLLSSPSRSASGSRRSPPRRWSWAPGALGQWDAPAEAPRSVAAAPGTSLHFYVLWSLQEPPRQLRSKSSQMCYQIQLPLPLPKQLVVFGLGDWNCYSQNTSITVEVLVNPDVKPQRIGKLGSDVRSLVWEGDWRVDILMSSLKQMDCGNPVKLLLTVNGQLLKGIYNSTPTCPFLAPEPTQSPVLLEDTMSPIQVLDDTTEVKRQSLEVTARAQRTRSKDLSPPAKKLLMPFAPESPTGQKAPKEARKKICKPRPIELKNPRKVLFEPRACEGEQDAEDLEVKELQVCPSPRWCHAMCLSDSETAILIGGEGANQQPCKDALWKLEIDNDFWFPMDLPPRGSVPPCSRGHTATYDLDTKRIYVFGGMKESKLYSTIYILDTATWKWLLVAATGKVPTLAYHSATIYRKELFIFGGTFPKMASLESRACSNTLYVFNPEYKIWYQPIVEGEKPLPRLGHSATLLRNKLVIFGGQRTPLYLNDVHILDLGYMEYVPVPCLSGQPSSRCFHAAMPVSDQKVLISGGCNAKGALQDVFTFHLDTFAWSTVTHSHLSFVPRAGHTLLNLTAAHLTDVDKESQGKCNLCTVLVFGGSDCAGTFYNSTSKIQLDLEETQPRTAGVLCHGK
- the LOC119858003 gene encoding uncharacterized protein LOC119858003 isoform X4; amino-acid sequence: MLLSSPSRSASGSRRSPPRRWSWAPGALGQWDAPAEAPRSVAAAPGTSLHFYVLWSLQEPPRQLRSKSSQMCYQIQLPLPLPKQLVVFGLGDWNCYSQNTSITVEVLVNPDVKPQRIGKLGSDVRSLVWEGDWRVDILMSSLKQMDCGNPVKLLLTVNGQLLKGIYNSTPTCPFLAPEPTQSPVLLEDTMSPIQVLDDTTEVKRQSLEVTARAQRTRSKDLSPPAKKLLMPFAPESPTGQKAPKEARKKICKPRPIELKNPRKVLFEPRACEGEQDAEDLEVKELQVCPSPRWCHAMCLSDSETAILIGGEGANQQPCKDALWKLEIDNDFWFPMDLPPRGSVPPCSRGHTATYDLDTKRIYVFGGMKESKLYSTIYILDTATWKWLLVAATGKVPTLAYHSATIYRKELFIFGGTFPKMASLESRACSNTLYVFNPEYKIWYQPIVEGEKPLPRLGHSATLLRNKLVIFGGQRTPLYLNDVHILDLGYMEYVPVPCLSGQPSSRCFHAAMPVSDQKVLISGGCNAKGALQDVFTFHLEDRVASSDRSFLLQTLLHGAQ